A genomic window from Paenibacillus sp. FSL K6-0276 includes:
- a CDS encoding extracellular solute-binding protein has translation MRKKSVLLLCSLMLMLSTAACGNKSNTGNSGNGASDNAGAAKTEKQETVEVTMAYWANASEQKNFEFMVDGIDKEYPNIKVKMQMYPTSDEFWKAVPTAIAAGVGPDIIAMSDEGNYEYIKKGVLSPLDEMIDKVGFDKDRITGSLYKGWTDDNKLYGIPYDSSTSMMAINKEMFEKSGITKYPETMDEVVELAKAMTKDGVKGIIGSIDPFHITQYVHAFGGDWGFGKTINSKENVAGVQFFVDLFLKNKVAIAPIEVGAPWDGEVFSQEKGAMSTAGPWYVGHLKEANPDMGLIALPMPKGTVEAQSAYSHGLSILDGSKHKEEAMQVIKYALRDEAQLNAIEAVGYSPSVSSLLPKYLEKNPELKAVFDNMEKVGMPFAYPEQTKAFHADLLKGVEEIIFKQDGLTVEQLLNDLQSKYGEK, from the coding sequence ATGAGAAAGAAGTCAGTCCTGTTATTGTGCTCTCTGATGTTGATGCTGTCTACGGCAGCATGTGGCAACAAATCCAATACCGGTAACTCTGGCAACGGAGCTTCAGACAACGCTGGAGCGGCAAAGACGGAGAAGCAAGAAACCGTCGAAGTCACGATGGCATACTGGGCCAATGCGTCCGAACAAAAGAACTTCGAATTTATGGTTGACGGCATTGATAAAGAATATCCGAACATTAAAGTTAAGATGCAAATGTATCCAACCAGTGATGAGTTTTGGAAAGCGGTTCCAACGGCGATTGCTGCCGGGGTAGGGCCTGATATCATCGCAATGTCGGATGAAGGAAACTATGAGTATATCAAGAAAGGCGTACTCTCTCCACTAGATGAGATGATCGACAAAGTGGGGTTTGATAAAGACCGCATTACTGGATCGCTGTACAAAGGCTGGACAGATGATAATAAACTTTATGGAATTCCTTACGATTCTTCTACTTCCATGATGGCGATCAACAAAGAGATGTTTGAAAAATCAGGAATTACTAAATATCCGGAAACGATGGATGAGGTCGTTGAGCTGGCCAAAGCCATGACTAAGGATGGTGTGAAAGGTATTATCGGCAGTATCGATCCATTTCACATCACTCAATATGTTCACGCTTTCGGCGGAGACTGGGGCTTCGGAAAAACGATTAATTCTAAAGAAAACGTAGCTGGAGTGCAGTTCTTCGTGGACCTTTTCCTCAAAAATAAGGTTGCTATTGCTCCGATCGAAGTAGGGGCTCCATGGGACGGCGAAGTATTCAGTCAAGAAAAAGGTGCTATGTCCACAGCTGGTCCATGGTATGTAGGCCATTTGAAAGAAGCCAACCCTGACATGGGATTGATTGCTTTGCCGATGCCTAAAGGTACGGTAGAAGCACAAAGCGCTTACTCTCATGGCTTGTCAATTCTGGACGGCAGCAAGCATAAGGAAGAAGCTATGCAAGTGATCAAGTATGCGCTGCGTGATGAAGCACAATTGAATGCGATTGAGGCGGTTGGATATTCACCGTCAGTATCTTCTCTGCTTCCTAAATATTTGGAGAAGAATCCTGAATTGAAAGCAGTATTCGACAATATGGAAAAAGTGGGCATGCCTTTTGCTTACCCTGAACAAACCAAAGCGTTTCATGCTGATCTGCTTAAAGGCGTAGAGGAAATCATCTTTAAGCAAGACGGATTGACGGTTGAACAATTGCTGAATGATCTCCAAAGCAAATACGGAGAAAAGTAG
- a CDS encoding response regulator: MKIMIVDDESFIRMNFKTFVDWKHHGYYLVGEATNGREALEKIDELHPDVVFLDIRMPLMDGLEVLRQLRHAKHSCKVIILSSHNEFEYAQEALRLGACDYIHKPNLTQSAVFEALERVRTQVNHQPVGDHLVSLQQNVEKNRNELKTLFFRDLAVGVVRHEWEIEQKTKLYDLKLKQPNVLCIVMLIDQYDKVKERYNKGMEHLLGFSILNILQEVLNRYSELELFLMSPNELVIIKTYSGIRSMNEILEERWGLIRKIEKTLKQFLNIQVSFLISGLHARLLDIPKAYHEAQESAEMLFYEDRSNVVVYEPGSIKELNDKASFTLFEQRIRKEMDEKNVSSAISVVHEMFAAIKEKRSLGRHATLEMCVNLHCQIQSHMKEDSGEEDYNGMQEIMSAERLEHLHLLLIQELESLQESYTDAATSTNYKIKRVIDYIHQNYNQDLTLNELAGYVGLNNSYLSRIFKEQTGSMLIPYINGHRVKKSLELLKEGKLKTYEIAEKVGFNSIDNYYISFKKIYGLPPNEYRKTSMGK, translated from the coding sequence AAACGGCAGAGAGGCTTTGGAGAAAATAGATGAGCTTCATCCGGATGTGGTTTTTTTAGATATCCGAATGCCACTGATGGATGGGCTTGAGGTTCTAAGGCAGCTCCGGCACGCCAAACATTCCTGTAAAGTTATTATTCTCAGCAGCCATAATGAGTTTGAGTATGCCCAAGAGGCGCTTAGGCTAGGTGCATGCGATTATATTCATAAACCGAATCTGACCCAGTCCGCTGTATTTGAAGCGTTGGAGCGTGTCCGGACACAGGTGAATCATCAGCCTGTGGGGGATCATCTTGTTTCCTTACAGCAAAATGTGGAGAAGAACCGGAATGAGTTGAAAACGCTTTTTTTTCGGGATTTAGCGGTCGGTGTTGTTCGTCATGAGTGGGAAATTGAGCAAAAGACAAAGCTGTACGATCTGAAGCTGAAACAGCCCAATGTGCTCTGCATTGTTATGTTGATTGATCAGTATGACAAGGTGAAGGAACGTTACAATAAGGGAATGGAGCATTTACTCGGGTTCTCGATCCTGAATATTTTGCAAGAAGTGCTTAATCGGTACAGCGAGCTAGAGCTGTTTCTGATGAGTCCGAACGAGCTGGTTATTATAAAAACGTATTCCGGCATCAGAAGTATGAATGAGATTCTGGAAGAACGCTGGGGACTCATCCGTAAAATTGAAAAGACATTGAAGCAGTTTCTGAACATACAAGTCAGTTTTCTTATCAGCGGGCTGCACGCCCGTCTGCTTGATATTCCTAAAGCTTATCATGAAGCCCAGGAATCGGCCGAAATGCTATTTTATGAAGATCGCAGCAACGTTGTTGTCTACGAACCAGGGAGCATCAAGGAATTGAATGATAAGGCGTCGTTCACTCTGTTTGAACAGCGCATTCGCAAGGAAATGGACGAAAAGAACGTATCTTCTGCTATCTCCGTAGTTCATGAGATGTTTGCCGCGATCAAGGAGAAGAGATCTTTGGGACGTCATGCCACTTTGGAAATGTGCGTGAATTTGCACTGCCAGATTCAGTCCCACATGAAGGAGGACAGCGGCGAGGAAGACTATAATGGGATGCAGGAAATCATGTCCGCCGAGCGTTTGGAGCATCTTCACCTGCTGCTGATCCAGGAGCTGGAGAGTCTGCAGGAGAGCTATACGGATGCGGCCACATCTACGAACTACAAGATTAAGCGGGTCATTGATTATATTCACCAGAACTACAATCAAGATTTGACACTGAATGAACTAGCCGGTTATGTCGGTCTGAACAACAGCTATCTGAGCCGTATTTTTAAGGAGCAAACCGGTTCCATGCTGATCCCGTACATCAATGGACATCGTGTGAAAAAGTCTCTAGAGCTACTTAAAGAAGGAAAACTGAAAACGTATGAGATCGCGGAAAAGGTAGGGTTTAACAGTATTGACAACTACTATATCAGCTTTAAGAAGATCTATGGGCTCCCTCCGAACGAATACCGAAAGACAAGCATGGGAAAGTAA